A stretch of Castanea sativa cultivar Marrone di Chiusa Pesio chromosome 2, ASM4071231v1 DNA encodes these proteins:
- the LOC142625239 gene encoding uncharacterized protein LOC142625239 has protein sequence MDTMSRALRQAARSPFSRDIESAPMPSRFARPPFNSYTGKTDSVEHVSRYIQMMSLHSHNDALMCKVFPLSLGPTALRWFNGLKKGSIHSFSKLIQEFGLRFMTCSQVPQPVDVLLSMKMGAGETLRNYASRYWELYNEIGGGNEKIAASNFRMGVPEESGLRESLTLKPPEDMR, from the coding sequence ATGGATACCATGAGCCGAGCACTGCGTCAGGCCGCCCGGTCTCCGTTCTCTAGAGATATTGAGAGCGCGCCTATGCCGAGCCGGTTCGCACGGCCACCGTTCAATTCCTACACCGGGAAGACGGACTCGGTGGAACACGTAAGTCGCTATATTCAGATGATGTCCTTACACTCCCATAACGACGcattgatgtgtaaggttttcccctTGAGCCTTGGGCCCACTgctttgaggtggttcaatgggtTGAAGAAGGGCTCGATCCATAGTTTTTCAAAACTGATCCAGGAATTCGGATTACGGTTCATGACTTGCAGCCAAGTGCCGCAGCCCGTGGATGTTTTGCTATCAATGAAGATGGGGGCTGGAGAGACCCTTCGCAACTACGCCAGTCGGTACTGGGAGTTGTACAACGAGATTGGTGGGGGTAATGAAAAGATCGCGGCGAGCAATTTTCGGATGGGCGTACCCGAAGAATCCGGGCTGAGAGAATCGTTGACCTTGAAACCTCCCGAGGATATGAGGTAG
- the LOC142623358 gene encoding protein MIZU-KUSSEI 1: MGESQPQSSTTPPPPPPPRHLSSLVQPSHQRKNKHKVRVLKVFHSVFRSLPIITPTCKMGSISMPIGLPDSHRNSAGTRVTGTLFGYRKGRVTLSIQESPKYFPTLLVELAMQTNVLQKEMSSGMVRIALECEKKGDKDKTRILDEPLWTMYCNGKKSGYGVKKETSEEDLNVMELLKAVSMGAGVLPGNSEIEGPDADLAYMRAHFQRVVGSRDSETFYMLSPDGNNGPELSIFFVRI; the protein is encoded by the coding sequence ATGGGGGAGTCACAACCACAATCTTCCACaacacctccaccaccaccaccacctcgcCACTTATCTTCCCTTGTCCAACCCTCCCATCAAAGAAAGAACAAACACAAAGTCAGAGTCCTAAAAGTCTTTCACTCTGTCTTTCGTTCCCTCCCAATTATAACACCCACATGCAAAATGGGGTCTATCTCCATGCCAATAGGTTTACCTGATAGTCATCGAAACAGTGCTGGCACACGTGTGACTGGCACTTTATTTGGTTACCGTAAAGGACGTGTAACTTTGTCCATACAAGAAAGCCCTAAGTATTTTCCTACGTTGCTGGTTGAGTTAGCCATGCAAACAAATGTGTTACAAAAGGAAATGAGTTCTGGGATGGTCAGGATTGCACTTGAATGTGAGAAGAAAGGCGACAAGGATAAGACTAGGATTTTAGACGAGCCCTTGTGGACCATGTATTGTAATGGGAAAAAGAGTGGTTATGGGGTTAAGAAAGAGACTTCAGAGGAGGACTTGAATGTGATGGAATTACTAAAGGCTGTGTCAATGGGTGCTGGTGTTCTTCCTGGGAATTCTGAGATTGAAGGGCCTGATGCTGATTTGGCTTACATGAGAGCCCATTTTCAACGTGTTGTGGGTTCCAGGGATTCAGAGACATTTTACATGTTAAGCCCAGATGGGAATAATGGGCCTGAGCTTAGTATTTTCTTCGTCCGAATTTGA
- the LOC142625238 gene encoding uncharacterized protein LOC142625238 yields the protein MIRILRGRTGWRATRQGETRICIAPITEIKGHTTEQCRVLKDHLEQLVKTGHLKEFLVETGNQETGQADRLRRNPLPPPLGVIEGNGADVMYLDLYKGLGLKKVDLSKYDTPLMGFYGHMVIPEGQILLPVIMGGREVMVTFIVVASFSPYTAIFGRPWIHDMGAVLSTLHVKDKFLTDEGITVIRDDQQAARQCLVAAAIKHTE from the exons ATGATTCGTATTTTAAGAGGCCGAACAGGATGGCGGGCAACCCGTCAAGGAGAAACCAGAATTTGTATTGCTCCTATCACAGAGATAAAAGGACACACCACCGAGCAGTGTAGGGTGTTGAAAGATCACCTGGAGCAGTTGGTGAAGACGGGGCATTTGAAGGAGTTTCTGGTGGAGACAGGGAATCAGGAGACCGGACAGGCTGATCGGTTGCGTAGAAACCCTCTCCCACCCCCTTTGGGAGTGATAGAG GGGAATGGCGCAGATGTGATGTACCTGGACCTATACAAGGGGCTCGGCCTGAAAAAGGTGGACTTGTCCAAGTATGATACACCTTTAATGGGATTCTACGGGCACATGGTGATTCCAGAGGGGCAGATTTTACTCCCAGTTATCATGGGAGGCCGGGAAGTAATGGTGACGTTCATAGTGGTTGCCTCTTTCTCACCATACACGGCAATATTCGGAAGGCCATGGATACATGACATGGGGGCTGTGCTGTCCACCTTGCACGTAAAAGACAAATTCCTAACTGATGAAGGGATTACAGTAATAAGGGATGATCAGCAGGCGGCCAGACAATGTTTGGTAGCCGCGGCAATCAAACATACAGAGTAG